attaacactactcaaAAAGGAGGCTGAAGGGAGGAAAGCCCAAAACAAACACAGCCAGTGAGTTGAAGGCTTAGTTTGAACCAGCCATGTCACTCTCCAGACTAAAACCTTAGAGTAtagatctttttgttttgatacTTTGGGAGAGGGGAAGTGTATGCACAACGAGCAGGAAACGTCACAACAGAACTGTATTTCAAAATGTCTGCCACCCACCTTGCCAGTGTGGTCGTGTTTCATTTCCCAGCCCCGGGGGAGCTCCAGCTGCTTGTTGGAGAACATGTTGAGGAAGGTGACCAGATCTCGGTTGTGCTGGTAGCGCTCAAAGTAGTGAGCGTCTCGCCGCACCTTGCTGATCATATGCTTCAGGCAGGTGTTGCTCGTAAACATGCGGTAGGCACTCTGGgcaacaacacacacaagcgAGACAAAGAGTTCCACATTTTTTAGCTTTCAAGTCTCACTCGGGCGTCTTTGATTCTATTTTTACAACGGCGGAGTAGAGGTGTACAGCGCAACTGATCAAAGTGTGATTATTTTGCTTCTATTATTAGGCCTCAACGTGCACCAGAATTCTCCGGCGGACACGATAAGGAAGGGgatttgtttaactcattcactcccagccattttcactgaattttgactgattttgcaaggcccacagaatattgtgttgtattgctataaaaacatagaacctaccaaaagagaaaGATTACAGTCTTTTCTTTGCAAtttgcaattagcattagaatatagcaaattttcatcattattcacaaacctgttgaaaacactgggaaaaagagcttgttgcaacatggcactggatgatctcttatactctgctgccacctgctggccctgtTTTCTAATAACtaacattgctttaagcgacctcttcaggtcagaggctgcatcaaagccttctgtatgctttaaaacattgaaaaaaaagaaataaacatataaatatgtttttgcgaacatggcaatatttaaaataaaacgtttttgtacgtttttgggagcaaatgagttttaaatggaCCCCAAATTAGCTTGACTTGCAAAGTCATAAATTGAAACGACATCCATGCCGACGATTTGGAGACAAATGGGGATATCTATTCGCATGTTTGAGGATAAACGTGATGGTGAAGCTTCAGAAGACACTGACAGGGTTTGAATGCAGCACAGTAAAGAAGTCGGGACTGCACAGGAACTTGGCGCTGGGTGACTGGAGCAGCAGTGACAGACGGGAACGACTGTTGGAGTGACCCACCACGCTGTCTCGTCTGTATTCTACAAGAAAATCAAAGAACGTGTTTCTCGCTGGCCGTTCACAAGGCGTCAATCTGTCTGTCCTTGGTGTGTTCTAACGGACCGGAAATGGAGTGAGGAATCAGTTCGGCTTCTGGTTCAGGGAGCAGGTCAGCGGCGCTCTCCTCTGTTCGATCACTGTTGGTTATGGTTCTTCTGATGCTCTGATATCTGATTGCggataaaaaaatacagtaactaAACATGACACCAATTGTTGTACAACTTTAAATTTTTTCGTCAATTCTTACCTGCGGTTGAGTTGCTCCATCTGCTGAATGGAGTTGGATCGGGTCAGGCCCTGCGGAGCTGGAGGTCCGGTGGGCCTCTGCCACGTCGTGGTTCTGTTCACGTGATCCACAAAAAAGATCCTGCCGTGACTGTCGATCCGGGCCTCCCAGTCTGAGAGAACACAAGCATCAACGACAACTTCCAAAAGGAGGTCTCACAAGCGACGGTTAACTGAAGACTTTATAAACAAAAAGGATGCTAGAAGGTCCAATCAGACTGATCTGGATTATTCTTCAACACACAGCAAGCCCGAAACAGACTGATCCCCCcccgcccaaaaaaaaataaagcaaaaagaaGAGTTTCTCAGGGGCAAAAAGTGGAAGGTTTTAGATTGACCTTGTCAACATCCAGACTTCAACACTAAAGAACATGCATTTTACGAATAGATTGAATGAAGTAACCACCCAAAACAATACAGATACACATCGAAGCAAAAACGGAGGGCAAAAAAGTGGAGGATTCCAGACCGGTTGAGCCAATATAAAGACCTAAAACCTACTGAGTATGCATTTTACCAGCTCAGGAGGAAACTGAAGGAAGTAACAAGTAAATGAATCCGAAGTGAAAGATGCTACCGTGAAAGTCtggaaaataattacaaaagaaATGTTGGTTTAGGAAAACTTCTAGTCCAGCAGAATCCTATAAATGTTAATCTGTTGAAGCCAGACATAAAACAGCAAAAATCTCCAAACACTAGTTCCACCCATCAACACAAAATTGGATAGACATGTCATATAACAGGACACTCAAAAAGTCTAAAGGACCCATTCCAGAAttggaacaggaagttggccatttGCGTCAATTCGAGGATTCATACCTGGTTGGAAagttggatttatttatttattttattattttaaatcggACGGAGACACAAGTTTCATCAATCGACACAAAATTCATTGGGGGTAGATTGTCAACAAAGTCTCAAGGTATCAACCAAGAAGttggccattttgattttagccGTTTTTGAGCAAATTCGAGGGCTTGTACTTTGAAGTAGCTCTGACTGGAAATTGCCAACTTAGAAGCAGGTAGCCTAAACAGATGGGACAAGTATGAAAAATGGCAATGGCAAATTGTGAAGCCTTACAATAACATCATGACTTACTCGGGGGCAGAGGCTCGTCCACTCGTTGGTAACGGTGAATGTCATGCCGTACGGATGGGAGCGACCGAACAGGATGACCGTTGACAGGCGTACCTGAGCAACACAGTCCATAAAATGAGGATTTTCTTTCAGCACAGCTCTTGTTCCCGACATATTCAGTTCACGTTTGAGTGCTAATGTCATGTAAAGTGTTCGGATTTGGTCTGACATCCATTTGAGAGGCAAAGAAAAAAGTGAACAGACCTCGCCATACCTTCCTCTCCATCTGTTTCTGTGGTAACTTGCTCAGACTCGGCAGAGCCCGTCTCCTCGTGCGGCTTGGACTCATCGCCGTTCGCATCTTGGGTCACGCCGCCCGCTGCCGGCAGACTCAGCTTCCTTGTGCCTATCTCGTTGGACTCCGGAGCCAAGGCCGCTTCTCCTTCGGCCTCGGGACAAGCACCGAGACTGTCACGCTCACAGTCTGCAGGTGGACTGGATGGCGGGGTGCCACCAGTCACATCTCCCCCCGGGTCGATGGCTGCATCGGCCCCTTCCTCTGCTTCCTGTGAGGTTATCGCAATAGGGGTAGCAAATAGTCCCCGAAAAGTTGGACAAAATTCACCCTTTGACACCAGTTATACCAATCACCAAGAAATTGGATGATGTCCCAATGACCCCAGCCCGATATTGTACAGGAAGTAAATTTGTGATTTGTGTGAACAACAGTGAAAGAAGAAggtttaaaaacgaccatgaactCACCACAGCTGTGGTCAACGTGACTGGACAACTATCTGATGAAGACGCGACTGTCTGCGGGGCTGTGGCCATGGAGCACGTGTCCACCTCTGAAGAAGGCTCTTCGTTCGTTCCTCTTGTCACCTCGGGGGCCTCCCCACCATCTGGCAAAGCATTGTGGGAAGCGGCCTCTGTGAACAGAGCTTCCTCCGCCTCGGAGAAGACCTCTGCCTCCAGAATGTCATCTTGTTCCTGACTGGTCCCCACCTCGGGGGCCACCTGGACTGTCTCTGGCTCTTCCTCCCCAGGCTGCTCTGGGAGCAGTTGCAGCTCAGGGGACGGCTCGTCTTCATCGAGTCCGCAAATATCCGGAGGGTCCCCGTTAAGTAGCAGCGGGGACGGCGGCATGGGGGGCATTTCTCCGAACCCGGACCGCTCATCGTCCTCATCGGAGTCTATGTGCAACATGGCGCTGAGCCGCGTATGCGTGGGGAAGCTGGAGCGCAGTTTTGGCGAAGCTGCACCCAACGGCCTTTCTCCGGGACCCTTCGGGGCCTCAATAGCATCCAGGCCCTCGCTGAGCGACCTCTGAAGCAACTCATGTCCCTCAAAAAACCTGGCCCCTGCTCTGACGAGAAGTAGCTCCTTTTCAGGgtaggccgccgccgccccgccTTCCCAGATACCCTGAGAACTCTGCGATCCGGTGGGGGAAGGGCCTGCGGAAACCACTCCCGGGAGGTGATGAGGAAGGTCCTCGTCATCCGAAGGCGTCCCCGGAGCTCCGTTGAAGGTGGAAAGGCCAATTATGGAATCTGGAGAGGCACCTGGCCAGGAGAAACACAGTTTAAACACGCATGAGGAACACCACCTGTGAGCCACTTATTTTCAAGGACAATGTGGTAAGATTCGTTTGACATGACGTGTTTTAGGACCAGAGGTTCTGGCATATCGTAGAACTGAGACTATTAATGTAAGCAATAATAGTATattgggggggttgggggcgtGTCTAGTAGAtgtaatgcatttatttttgctattcaCGCTGGGTCCCTAACACCTTACCGTCCGGTCCAGTTGAGGTGAGTTCCACTTTGAATTGCAGCTGTCCGCTGACGTGCTCCGTGGGTAGGCGTCGGCACAGGGGAAAAGTCACGGGCTGGACTCTGAGACACCAAAACACAGGATTTATCTGCATATTTtggtcattattaattactagtgcAGTCCTACCACATTTGGTAGGTACCTACCCAGGTATTTTCTCAATAAGCCGCTGCACGGGGATGGTCAACTGGCCAAGGAAGCGTTTGATGATGGGCCGGCTTTTGGCAAACTTGTCCTTCACCTCGATGTACAGGATGTCTGTCATCAGTGCTACAAATGTATATTTCTGGAAAGAGAGAGACTTACATTAGGAACGTGTTAAGACTGGAGTCGTGGTAGGGTTAGGTTTAGGGATACAGGGTTAAGGTTGGGGTAAGGGTAGGGGGTTATGTTATTGGGAAGAAATAAATCGAAGGCTTAGGGTTTAAAGGTAGCGTTAAGGGGTTAGGGCACACTAGTGGATATGTGATGAAGTAAACTGCAAGTTTTGGGTCATGGTAATGGGATAGGATGAGGGGGTTATGGGCTAAAGgtttgggtaaaggtattagGTTATTGGGAGGTCAAGTGTAGTGTACCCTTATCATATCATGATTAAGTGAACTGGAGGGTTAGGGGTTAGGAGTTAGGTTGATGGGGAAGGAATGGGGGGGTAAGAGTTTCAGGTTTAGGGCTATTAATAAGAATTGGGGAAAGGGTTTGGGCCAATTTAGGCGTTAGGCTTCATGGCTATCGTTTGAATTAGCCTTTTAGTATCTTGATGAACGGAAGGTTTAGGTTTAGACTTAAAATTATGGTTAGGGTTTGTTCGAGGTTGAGATTAGAGGATATCATAGTGACCTCTCCGTGCCACACGGGATTGACAGTGTTGGCAATGATGGCCGAGCGACGTTCCTGTCCGTGGTGGCTGAACACAGGAAAGACGCTCCTCTTCCCGGGGTGGATGGACATCTTGAGGTACGGATCCGGGTGGAAGAACATGCCTTTCTTCAGGCCGGTGGCACGCAGATCTGTGAGCACACAACAAGTAGGAGAACTTTTCTGTATCGTGCTCAGGAGTTGTCTGTCAAGGTGCCAGTGCCTAACCATGACTCGAACAATTTGGTACTTCGCTTACAGTTTGCGGGCATTTACTGGACAGTCATCTTATTTTCACATATTTATCTCTTTGGTGGATGTACAGCACTGAAACATTTACGTCAACCCACCCGTCAATGTGAAGCTTATCAGTTTCCGAGGATGTTCGACGCCCACTTGCTCCGCAAGGCcctcaacctaaaaaaaaatcaaaatgattaGAAATGATGGTCAGATTTTCAAGTTGGCCAAATACTTTGGAACTTCTAAAAATGAGGCGGGGTGTGTTGGGTGTTCTCAGCACAAGTCACACACCAGGACAGCTGTATTCTTCACAGTGATGCATGGGGTCGTTGCTCTCAGGGCTCCGCTCACTCCGTGGTAGTACTTGAAACAGATCTTGGTCTCCGCTGTGACAAGAGGTAGCAAAAATAATTTATGTTGTGAGCAGGGATGAACAGGCCCATGCAACCCCTCTATACTTATCTTCTGATTCTGGCTCATCTGTGCAAATCCCTCAGTAGGAACTAAGTGGTATCTGTGGCTGATTcccgcccccctccccaacTTTCTATAGCATCGTATCAGTCTtggaatttgcccaaaatggGACTTTAagctaaaatggctgacttcctgttccatTTTGGGCACGGGCGCTTGAGAATTCTACTTACGGCCTGTACACTGACGTCATTCCTATCGTTGACTCTGTCAGGGGTCAGcggctacttttttttaataacttttcaGGGAGGGCCCAACTATGTTTTAATgggaattgtaaaaaaaaataaaaatagccccATGAACAGCATTGCTCAGGTGTGAGGACATCAGTGACTCACGTTCCATGAAATAGGGCCCGGCCTCCAGCCTCCAAACGATCTGACCCTTCTGGGTGCCGTTCACCCCTCGGTTCTTGCAGTCCCACACGTTTGATGGACTGGTCTCATCTGGAGAGCAGAACACAACCTCTTTCCTTAGGTGATACATGCTCAAACATAGCAACAGTTGAACATGCTGACAGCTGACATAGTTAATGCTCAGATCAATGACGAGCCAAAATGATCTGAGGAAGGCGTCATTGAATGTCTGCTTAGTCAAGAAAGGCAGTGGGTGTTAAGACCTTGGCATAGGTAATGAAGTCCTGCTGCCGTACAATCGATATCAAGTGACCTGATGGCAGCTGATGTTTTGCTTGATCACTTTGGCCAGTGAATAGAGAATTTATTGTTTTCACGCAGTTGGACATGTTGGTTACACTTTGAGTAGAAACATCGTCTCTACTGGCTGAAACGGAACCAAAAAGTAATTATCTTCCAAGTTGTGTATTTGATCCCGCAACAGTCAAGGATTTGGCCTcaatgttccaatacttttggaggggggAGTGTAGCATCTTGATAACAAATGTGCCTGTTGGACACGCTTACTCGAGTATTACTTTTCAGCTTCGTCAGAGAGATTGAGCGCCCGATAGCCTTGTTCAGCACTCGCTCGTTCCTCTCTGTAAGCACAATTCTCGGTAAcggctggggggaaaaaatacgcTACCTCCGTTAGCTTCGCAGTTAGCATCCTGTCTTCTCCACTAGCGTCATCCTACATCTTGGCATGTCAGAGTATTTAactatttttcccccaaaaaacgtataaatacgttctattttaaatgttttaagtgtcccaaagatgtatttatatgttttttagttagttttttttatgctggagcatacagaaggcttcaatacaccctctcaactgcaaagaacagttgaagaaatggtagttat
The Festucalex cinctus isolate MCC-2025b chromosome 11, RoL_Fcin_1.0, whole genome shotgun sequence DNA segment above includes these coding regions:
- the hecw2a gene encoding E3 ubiquitin-protein ligase HECW2; translated protein: MRPSLATAVLPARTRTHNAPNLAVGGREHLSAPRRRSPNLRHTLSPENLRSLAERGAASLDTVSMVSGPVGLPRANSDTDLVSSQTRSSLTASTLDFTLNRGQTLVISWDIKEEVDATDWIGLYHIDETSPSNVWDCKNRGVNGTQKGQIVWRLEAGPYFMEPETKICFKYYHGVSGALRATTPCITVKNTAVLVEGLAEQVGVEHPRKLISFTLTDLRATGLKKGMFFHPDPYLKMSIHPGKRSVFPVFSHHGQERRSAIIANTVNPVWHGEKYTFVALMTDILYIEVKDKFAKSRPIIKRFLGQLTIPVQRLIEKIPGVQPVTFPLCRRLPTEHVSGQLQFKVELTSTGPDGASPDSIIGLSTFNGAPGTPSDDEDLPHHLPGVVSAGPSPTGSQSSQGIWEGGAAAAYPEKELLLVRAGARFFEGHELLQRSLSEGLDAIEAPKGPGERPLGAASPKLRSSFPTHTRLSAMLHIDSDEDDERSGFGEMPPMPPSPLLLNGDPPDICGLDEDEPSPELQLLPEQPGEEEPETVQVAPEVGTSQEQDDILEAEVFSEAEEALFTEAASHNALPDGGEAPEVTRGTNEEPSSEVDTCSMATAPQTVASSSDSCPVTLTTAVEAEEGADAAIDPGGDVTGGTPPSSPPADCERDSLGACPEAEGEAALAPESNEIGTRKLSLPAAGGVTQDANGDESKPHEETGSAESEQVTTETDGEEGTPVNGHPVRSLPSVRHDIHRYQRVDEPLPPNWEARIDSHGRIFFVDHVNRTTTWQRPTGPPAPQGLTRSNSIQQMEQLNRRYQSIRRTITNSDRTEESAADLLPEPEAELIPHSISEYRRDSVVGHSNSRSRLSLLLQSPSAKFLCSPDFFTVLHSNPSAYRMFTSNTCLKHMISKVRRDAHYFERYQHNRDLVTFLNMFSNKQLELPRGWEMKHDHTGKPFFVDHNCRSTTFIDPRLPLQSSRSTGLLAHRQHLSRQRSHSAGEVADDSRQSNAPAVPRPSSTFSGSSRSGQYHELVPVAYNDKIVAFLRQPNVFEVLQERQPELARNNSLKEKVQFIRSEGAVGLARLSGDADLVMLLSLFEEEVMSYVPPLLHPNYNLSSSPQSSPGTQRANARAPAPYKRDFEAKLRNFYRKLETKGYGQGPGKVKLIIRRDHLLEDAFNQIMCYSRKDLQRSKLYVSFVGEDGLDYSGPSREFFFLVSRELFNPYYGLFEYSANDTYTVQISPMSAFVDNHHEWFRFSGRILGLALVHQYLLDAFFTRPFYKGLLRIPCDLSDLEFLDEEFHQSLQWMKDNDIEDMLDLTFTVNEEVFGQITERELKPGGAGIPVSEKNKKEYIERMVKWRIERGVAQQTESLVRGFYEVVDVRLVSVFDARELELVIAGTAEIDLADWRNNTEYRGGYHDNHIVIRWFWAAVERFNNEQRLRLLQFVTGTSSIPYEGFASLRGSNGPRRFCVEKWGKITSLPRAHTCFNRLDLPPYPSFSMLYEKLVTAVEETSTFGLE